From a single Shewanella denitrificans OS217 genomic region:
- the trmL gene encoding tRNA (uridine(34)/cytosine(34)/5-carboxymethylaminomethyluridine(34)-2'-O)-methyltransferase TrmL codes for MFHIALYEPEIAPNTGNIIRLCANNGSHLHLIEPLGFDLEEKKLRRAGLDYADLANVTRHKNYDDFLQAMAGKRIMVCTTKGSRPHTELEFAKDDVLLFGPETRGLPMDIINAAPLEQRLRIPMMSSSRSLNLSNSVAIISYEAWRQLGFEGA; via the coding sequence ATGTTCCATATCGCGCTGTATGAGCCAGAAATTGCCCCAAACACGGGTAACATAATTCGACTATGTGCCAACAATGGATCACACCTGCATTTGATTGAACCCTTAGGGTTTGATTTAGAAGAAAAAAAACTTCGCCGCGCGGGCCTGGACTACGCCGACTTAGCCAACGTGACTCGCCACAAAAACTATGATGACTTTCTTCAAGCTATGGCTGGAAAGCGCATTATGGTGTGTACCACCAAAGGCAGTCGCCCACACACTGAACTTGAGTTCGCCAAAGATGATGTACTCTTATTTGGACCAGAAACCCGCGGTTTACCTATGGACATCATCAATGCCGCGCCACTCGAACAACGCTTACGTATCCCCATGATGAGTAGCAGCCGCAGCCTAAATTTATCTAACTCTGTGGCCATCATAAGTTATGAAGCTTGGCGTCAACTGGGTTTTGAAGGGGCCTAG
- a CDS encoding M16 family metallopeptidase has protein sequence MTTPIKNKTPHPIKVNNKLALSVALACSLGLSGCAATANSDTAKSVASKPLAANVPSATINRFAMPAYETVTLANGLVINLMPQKEVPLISLNAVVRVGAVDDTVSGLAYIASQSLMLGAGKLTKAEIEQKIDFLGASINTSADKEGSYVSANFMAKDVDTLLAIFSDVLQAPSFNSQEFDKLKQREIAGLAQEKESPRAVIGRYFDKLAFGDHAYGKPVSGNSESVAKISVNDLLAFHSSHYLPANTAINVVGDFEPSAMKAKLEAAFGGWQGTKAESNVDLSAGLADFSQSRVLLVDKPDAIETTFLIGGKGISRDNPDYVGLTVVNTILGGRFTSWLNDELRVNAGLTYGARSGFTPYSKAGVFQISTFTKSETTKEAIDLALKTYARLWQKGIDQGTLDSAKAYVKGQFPPKFETSGQLAGLLADMYLYGFDDNFINQFQAKVDGLTLEETQRLVRDYFPQENLQFVLIGNASVIAPIAAQYGEVTQVDIKAMGFDAK, from the coding sequence ATGACAACGCCAATCAAGAATAAAACACCTCATCCTATCAAGGTTAACAATAAGCTGGCCCTAAGTGTGGCGTTAGCCTGCAGCTTAGGCTTAAGCGGCTGCGCAGCCACGGCCAATAGTGATACGGCTAAATCGGTTGCCAGCAAGCCGTTAGCGGCCAATGTGCCAAGTGCGACAATCAACCGTTTTGCTATGCCAGCTTATGAGACTGTGACCTTAGCCAATGGGCTAGTGATCAATTTAATGCCACAAAAAGAAGTGCCATTAATCAGCTTAAATGCGGTGGTGCGCGTCGGTGCTGTGGATGATACGGTTTCAGGTTTGGCCTATATCGCCTCACAAAGTTTGATGTTAGGCGCGGGTAAACTCACCAAAGCCGAAATAGAGCAAAAAATTGATTTCTTAGGCGCTAGCATCAACACCTCGGCGGATAAAGAAGGCAGCTATGTGAGTGCCAACTTCATGGCTAAAGATGTCGATACCTTATTGGCGATTTTCAGCGACGTCTTGCAGGCGCCAAGCTTTAATAGCCAAGAATTTGATAAGTTAAAGCAGCGTGAAATCGCTGGCCTTGCTCAAGAGAAAGAAAGCCCAAGAGCGGTTATTGGCCGCTATTTCGATAAGCTCGCCTTTGGCGATCATGCCTATGGCAAGCCGGTTTCGGGTAACAGTGAGTCGGTGGCCAAGATAAGCGTGAATGACTTGTTGGCGTTCCACTCAAGCCATTATCTTCCTGCTAACACTGCCATCAATGTGGTCGGTGATTTTGAACCAAGCGCCATGAAAGCTAAGCTTGAAGCCGCTTTCGGAGGCTGGCAGGGGACTAAAGCAGAATCTAACGTGGACTTAAGTGCCGGCCTTGCGGATTTCAGCCAAAGCCGAGTGCTGTTGGTGGATAAGCCGGATGCCATAGAGACCACTTTTCTGATTGGTGGTAAAGGCATCAGCCGTGACAACCCAGATTACGTTGGCTTGACTGTGGTGAACACCATCTTAGGTGGCCGCTTTACCTCATGGCTCAATGATGAACTTAGGGTTAACGCAGGGTTAACCTATGGTGCTCGCTCAGGGTTTACGCCTTACTCTAAGGCTGGGGTGTTCCAAATTAGTACCTTTACTAAGTCTGAAACCACCAAGGAAGCCATAGATCTTGCCCTGAAAACTTACGCCAGATTGTGGCAGAAGGGCATAGATCAAGGAACGTTAGATTCGGCGAAAGCTTATGTTAAAGGCCAGTTCCCGCCTAAGTTTGAAACCAGTGGTCAGCTTGCTGGATTATTAGCCGACATGTACCTCTATGGCTTTGATGATAATTTTATTAATCAATTCCAAGCTAAGGTCGATGGCTTAACCCTAGAGGAGACCCAGCGACTAGTGCGCGACTATTTCCCACAGGAAAACCTGCAGTTTGTGCTGATAGGTAATGCCAGCGTGATAGCGCCGATTGCCGCTCAATACGGTGAAGTCACGCAGGTCGATATTAAAGCCATGGGCTTTGATGCTAAGTAA
- a CDS encoding M16 family metallopeptidase encodes MKRSFTALTLLMGLVASSVAQATTAEDIKSFTLDNGMKIMVLEDASIPNANMYLFWKVGSRNEVPGITGISHFFEHMMFNGSKKYGPKMFDRTMEAAGGANNAYTSEDLTVYTDWFPANALETMFDLEADRIAHLDINPEMVESERGVVASERTTGLENSNWRTLQEALKGVAFSAHPYSWSVIGYESDIAAWTLDDLVQYHKTYYAPNNAIVVVAGDVKFDEVKRLATQYFGPIPAQAPPKAVRTVEPEQKGERRLFVEKASVSTPNVMLAYHVPATSDEDYYALDLLNSILSQGNSSRFYKSLVDKQVALAAETYLPMSFDPNLFYILGVANQGVEAQVLEKAMIAQINLISTEGVSQDELEKVKNIKLMEFYQTMETINGKANTLGTYELYFGSFEKLFNAPEAYNKVTPADIQRVAAKYLVKANRTVGVLAAKEGAE; translated from the coding sequence ATGAAACGCAGTTTTACTGCCCTGACGTTATTAATGGGGCTAGTTGCCTCATCGGTAGCACAGGCGACTACCGCCGAAGATATCAAGAGTTTTACCTTAGATAACGGCATGAAAATTATGGTATTAGAGGATGCATCCATTCCTAATGCCAACATGTATTTATTTTGGAAAGTCGGTTCTCGCAATGAAGTGCCAGGGATCACCGGAATCTCTCATTTCTTCGAGCACATGATGTTTAACGGCTCGAAGAAATACGGCCCTAAAATGTTTGACCGCACCATGGAAGCCGCTGGCGGCGCCAACAATGCCTACACCAGTGAAGACTTAACCGTGTATACGGATTGGTTTCCCGCGAACGCGTTAGAAACCATGTTTGATCTCGAGGCTGACCGCATTGCGCACTTAGACATTAACCCTGAAATGGTGGAAAGCGAGCGCGGTGTGGTGGCTTCAGAGCGCACCACAGGCCTTGAGAATTCAAATTGGCGCACTCTGCAAGAAGCGTTGAAGGGAGTGGCTTTTAGCGCTCATCCTTATAGTTGGTCTGTAATTGGCTATGAGTCAGATATTGCTGCCTGGACCTTAGATGATTTAGTGCAATATCATAAGACCTATTACGCACCTAACAACGCTATCGTTGTCGTGGCAGGTGACGTTAAGTTTGATGAAGTGAAGCGGTTAGCGACCCAGTATTTTGGTCCTATTCCAGCCCAAGCACCGCCAAAAGCTGTGCGCACCGTGGAGCCTGAGCAGAAGGGTGAGCGTCGCCTCTTTGTTGAAAAAGCCTCAGTGAGCACCCCCAATGTGATGCTGGCTTACCATGTGCCAGCGACCAGCGATGAAGACTATTACGCGCTTGATTTACTTAACTCTATTTTAAGCCAAGGTAATAGCTCACGTTTTTACAAATCATTAGTAGACAAGCAAGTGGCATTAGCCGCTGAAACTTACCTGCCAATGTCATTTGATCCTAACCTTTTCTATATTTTAGGTGTGGCAAATCAAGGGGTTGAAGCCCAGGTGCTTGAGAAAGCCATGATAGCGCAAATCAACTTGATTTCCACTGAAGGCGTTAGCCAAGATGAGCTTGAAAAAGTGAAAAATATCAAGCTAATGGAGTTCTACCAAACCATGGAAACCATTAATGGCAAGGCAAACACCTTAGGCACTTATGAGCTGTATTTTGGCAGCTTTGAAAAACTATTCAATGCACCAGAAGCCTACAACAAGGTGACTCCAGCAGATATTCAACGTGTGGCAGCCAAGTACTTAGTTAAAGCTAATCGTACCGTGGGCGTACTAGCAGCAAAAGAAGGGGCTGAGTAA
- a CDS encoding amidohydrolase yields MAHAATPTAAELTAQVEQKVITWRRDLHQHPELSNREFRTSKVIEKHLKSLGLEVETGVAHTGVVAILKGGKPGPLIGLRADMDALPVTEVVDLPFASKAKDKYRGQDVGVMHACGHDTHVAMLMGVAENLVKVKDSLAGDVMFIFQPAEEGAPEGEEGGAQLMLKQGLFAKRKPDQVFGMHVTSSMPAGMIGLRSGPAMASEDSFTIKVTGRQTHGSRPWAGVDPIVAAAQIITGVQTIISRQVDVTKAPAVVSFGAINGGIRSNIIPDEVELIGTIRTFDQPMRAEIKLKLAEIAELQAKTLGATATTTIEEGYPVTVNNPELVALMRPVVESVVGKANLIEPGLITGAEDFSYYALETPGMFFFLGVTPRDQDHKTAPSNHSPSFFVDESALKVGVQTMTQVALSALGQ; encoded by the coding sequence ATGGCCCATGCGGCCACGCCCACCGCCGCTGAACTCACGGCTCAGGTTGAGCAAAAAGTCATCACATGGCGCAGGGACTTGCATCAACATCCTGAATTATCAAATCGTGAATTTCGCACCAGTAAAGTCATCGAAAAACACCTTAAATCCCTCGGTTTAGAAGTCGAAACTGGCGTGGCCCATACCGGTGTGGTGGCCATCTTAAAGGGCGGCAAGCCTGGGCCACTCATTGGCCTGCGTGCGGATATGGATGCTTTGCCTGTTACCGAAGTGGTGGACTTGCCTTTTGCCTCTAAAGCGAAAGATAAATATCGCGGTCAAGATGTTGGGGTAATGCATGCTTGTGGTCATGACACTCATGTTGCCATGTTAATGGGTGTGGCTGAAAATCTTGTTAAGGTGAAAGACAGCCTAGCAGGGGACGTGATGTTTATCTTCCAGCCTGCAGAAGAAGGCGCGCCAGAAGGTGAAGAAGGCGGGGCGCAATTGATGCTTAAACAAGGCTTATTTGCTAAGCGTAAACCTGACCAAGTCTTTGGTATGCATGTGACCTCTAGCATGCCAGCTGGCATGATTGGCCTGCGCTCAGGCCCTGCCATGGCCAGTGAAGACTCTTTTACTATCAAGGTCACTGGCCGTCAGACCCATGGCTCACGCCCTTGGGCTGGGGTTGACCCTATTGTTGCTGCGGCGCAAATTATTACTGGGGTGCAGACCATCATCAGCCGTCAGGTGGATGTGACCAAGGCGCCCGCTGTGGTGAGTTTTGGTGCGATTAATGGCGGTATTCGCTCTAATATTATTCCTGATGAGGTTGAACTGATTGGGACTATTCGCACCTTCGATCAACCCATGCGCGCCGAAATCAAACTAAAGCTTGCCGAAATTGCCGAGCTACAAGCTAAAACCCTTGGTGCCACGGCGACCACCACCATAGAGGAAGGCTACCCTGTCACTGTGAATAACCCAGAGCTGGTGGCATTAATGCGCCCAGTGGTTGAGTCTGTGGTAGGTAAGGCTAACTTAATCGAGCCAGGGCTGATTACTGGGGCTGAAGACTTCTCTTATTACGCTTTGGAAACCCCAGGGATGTTTTTCTTTCTTGGGGTAACCCCAAGGGATCAAGATCATAAAACCGCGCCTAGCAATCATTCGCCGTCATTTTTTGTGGATGAAAGCGCCTTAAAGGTTGGGGTGCAGACCATGACTCAGGTGGCCTTAAGCGCACTGGGTCAATAA
- a CDS encoding ankyrin repeat domain-containing protein produces MIQHNLSKYTSIVLLCFISACNASSHQLERSESNYSETVSNKVLIHMDIETMFANSQLRSLAYAAGKGKMSQIDKLLEQGVDVNAKGTNNATVLFWSMRNKKGFEYLLKQGANPNVVFGDGGSVMHWVARKRDCSMLMSALQHGGNPNLKAGMFGGSPAFETITAGKNDGVPNCLKLLLSKDADIDFQDEQGQSVLLAAADLARFDITLYLLKSGANSKLMDNKQRTVRDLVNSYKGAFIKGSVTEEYWLKVDAWLLNSGE; encoded by the coding sequence ATGATTCAACATAATTTAAGTAAATATACATCGATTGTTTTGCTATGTTTTATTTCTGCTTGCAATGCTAGTTCTCATCAGCTTGAACGCAGTGAAAGTAACTATAGTGAAACCGTTTCAAATAAAGTGCTTATACACATGGATATAGAAACCATGTTTGCTAATTCTCAATTAAGATCATTAGCATATGCCGCAGGCAAAGGTAAAATGAGTCAAATTGATAAGTTATTGGAACAGGGCGTCGACGTTAACGCTAAAGGTACTAATAATGCTACAGTTTTGTTCTGGTCAATGAGAAATAAAAAGGGATTTGAATACCTATTGAAGCAAGGTGCAAATCCAAATGTTGTTTTTGGAGATGGCGGCTCCGTAATGCATTGGGTAGCTAGGAAGCGAGATTGTAGTATGTTGATGTCCGCTTTACAACACGGAGGAAACCCTAACTTAAAAGCTGGTATGTTTGGTGGTTCACCTGCCTTTGAAACAATTACAGCGGGGAAAAATGATGGTGTTCCTAATTGTCTTAAGTTGTTGCTATCAAAAGACGCCGATATTGACTTTCAAGATGAACAGGGGCAGTCGGTTTTACTTGCTGCAGCAGATCTAGCTAGATTTGATATCACACTTTATCTTTTAAAAAGTGGTGCAAATTCCAAACTGATGGACAACAAGCAAAGAACAGTTAGAGACCTTGTTAATTCGTATAAAGGCGCATTTATAAAAGGCAGCGTAACAGAGGAATATTGGTTGAAAGTTGATGCCTGGCTGTTGAATTCTGGAGAATAA
- a CDS encoding reprolysin-like metallopeptidase: MISVHCSFTLAHEIGHSIGLMHQWNSTTSLMSYSSMEKNSIYYNQMNNLYEAYR, encoded by the coding sequence GTGATAAGTGTACATTGTTCTTTTACACTTGCACACGAGATAGGGCATAGTATTGGATTAATGCATCAATGGAATTCAACAACTAGTCTAATGAGCTACTCTTCAATGGAAAAAAATTCTATTTATTACAATCAAATGAATAATCTGTATGAGGCTTATAGATGA